In Pungitius pungitius chromosome 2, fPunPun2.1, whole genome shotgun sequence, a single window of DNA contains:
- the prl2 gene encoding prolactin 2 — MINILFHLFFPTALRPVSCVWVVWVCLFFCNRLTMVGAAPICANAQAGQLCHVLSLANLFDRVIQHSARTHGISNNLHTEFEQYFLPSKNHIGRVSRNCHTSSILTPNGKDNAQRMTREELTEVILKLLLAWRDPLWHFHQSMAHHHDFNKFSSNKTLEMSNMVHELHRGVEKVAEKMQVLGIISNTVSNLASPEALLASDSSEWRLMRNYDLLYCFRRDSNKVQNYLKILKCRIVPEHGC; from the exons ATGAT CAACATTttgtttcatctgttttttccCACTGCTCTTCGCCCAGTATCTTGTGTCTGGGTGGTATGGGTCTGTCTATTCTTCTGCAACAGACTGACCATGGTGGGAGCAGCACCCATCTGTGCCAATGCCCAAGCTGGCCAGCTGTGCCACGTCCTCTCCTTGGCAAACTTGTTTGACCGGGTCATCCAACACTCAGCCAGGACACACGGCATTTCAAACAACCTCCACACAGAGTTT GAGCAGTACTTCCTGCCCAGTAAGAATCACATCGGTCGGGTCAGTCGAAACTGTCACACCTCCAGCATCCTGACCCCAAATGGCAAGGACAACGCTCAGAGAATGACG agggaggagctgACCGAGGTGATCCTGAAGCTCCTGCTGGCGTGGAGGGATCCCCTGTGGCATTTCCATCAGAGCATGGCACACCACCACGACTTCAACAAATTCAGCTCCAATAAAACCCTTGAGATGAGCAACATGGTACATGAGCTCCACAGAGGTGTGGAGAAAGTGGCTGAGAAG atGCAGGTGCTGGGGATAATAAGCAACACGGTCAGCAACCTGGCTTCTCCCGAGGCTTTGCTGGCCTCCGACAGCAGCGAGTGGCGCCTGATGAGAAACTATGACCTCCTCTACTGCTTCCGCAGAGACTCCAACAAAGTGCAGAACTACCTGAAGATCCTCAAGTGTCGCATCGTCCCAGAGCACGGATGCTAA